GCTCTTCCTCCACTACCGATTTCACCAACGAAGTCATTAACAAATTATCTACCATGCAATGAAAGCACGCTTCgtccctttttttcaaccttGAGTGTGTTCACTtataattatatataaacatGCTCAAATATATAACTATatacaaaacaaaacaaaacgtCCCATGATTTTCTTAAATGATAGCACGATTGTCAATCTTTCAGTCTGCATAACGGTTTCTCCTGCTCGTTGAGGTATTTCCTGGATATATTGTATATTAACCGTTGGTCGTCGATATTAGGTAAATTTGACTGCATCCTGGTTGTTAGTATTCCTTGTTGAATCGTTAAaaatgttttcaattctcCGGTTTCAATGAATACATACTGGAAATAAAAGTTTGAGTCTAGATGCTTTACGTACAATTGCTGAAAGGTAGAATATCACTCTGAATCCACGACAAAATCCTTCATTAATCACAACGTCAATAACTCTCTCATTAGATATAAATTCCActtgttcaaaaaacttCCGATTCCACTGCTGAGGGAAAACAACTATACCCTTCACTCTGGAGAACTGTAGTCCTGTccctttgaaaattgttaCACTTTCCACACTAGGTTCTCTCACAAGCGCAATTGTACCTAGGGCAAACAATGCCATCATAATCACACCTTGACAACTTGACCCAATTCTCCATCTAAAAAACCCATTGATGTGTTCGAGCAGTCTTGATCTCACACAAATTCCGTcaaacaaaatattcaacAGTAAGACAAGTACAATTCGATGATACTGTGCACCCATCTTAGCTTCCACTCTTTCATTCTGCTTAAATTTCTTGAGCTTTAAATTAGATTCAGGTAAAACAGTGAATCTTACAAAACTACCATTCCTGTCTTCATCGATAATTAAAGTATAATTCCTTCTATTTAATACACTAACTTTACCGAATTCGTACTCTTCTCTGATCATGTCATTCTTTTGAAGTCTTCTCTTCATGAAGGATCCTCCCTCGTACCTTTCAATAAagcttttgtttttttttttttcacccaTCGCCTTACATATTGAAACCTCAGCACTCTTCCAGACGtccaaaaaaagtgtaATTAAACGAAAAACTAAAGTACTAACCCATTATGTATGCATATATGTCTCTCACTGGTCAATTTCAGGCTCACCCCCACTGAATTGATCATCCTCGTTTTCATTTATGTCGTTTTCTCgacgtttttttttcttcaagtcatCGATTGTACCCAAAACAACTTCCGTCTTTCTATAAACTTTCAAATCATTCGTCATAATACCACCAGACCCCTTCTTATTCAAGTCTGCATCATTTAATCTTTGTGTGGTTTGGTCTTCTGCCTTTGCTGTGTTCTTGGcctcttcaatttccttcATATGCTGTTCATGTTCATTTTGTAATTCAACCAATTTCTCATTGAAGTCTGCTACCGTgccaatattttttttgatttcgcAACAATATTCGTCGAAATTCGGCGGCAACTTGGATCGAAGAGCTAATTCAATCAGTATTGGACGCTTTTTCTCCTCATTAACGAACTTTGCCTTCACTTGCCTTCTTGATCTATAAGGGTACAATTGCGATATTAAATTGAAATCAGTTCCCCACATTGATAGTGCCTTATAAAATTTTACCATTTCCTCAACGGTCCATGGATCCGTGTAAGAGCTCCTACCGTATGACCCATAGTTATAAAGATTGGCAAATGGGTTTTCATCAACTTTTTCCTTATAATCATTTTCGATACTGGCATTTTTATGTCTGTCAACAACCATagtatcttcatcaatagcCATAGTACCATCAGGGTTAATTTTTAGTTGGATTGCTGTATGTGCTTTGCGATCTGACTCTGGAATGTCAGCATTTAATAGT
The Saccharomyces kudriavzevii IFO 1802 strain IFO1802 genome assembly, chromosome: 14 DNA segment above includes these coding regions:
- the GPI15 gene encoding phosphatidylinositol N-acetylglucosaminyltransferase GPI15 (similar to Saccharomyces cerevisiae GPI15 (YNL038W); ancestral locus Anc_2.281) — protein: MIREEYEFGKVSVLNRRNYTLIIDEDRNGSFVRFTVLPESNLKLKKFKQNERVEAKMGAQYHRIVLVLLLNILFDGICVRSRLLEHINGFFRWRIGSSCQGVIMMALFALGTIALVREPSVESVTIFKGTGLQFSRVKGIVVFPQQWNRKFFEQVEFISNERVIDVVINEGFCRGFRVIFYLSAIVRKASRLKLLFPSNLPNIDDQRLIYNISRKYLNEQEKPLCRLKD